In bacterium, one genomic interval encodes:
- a CDS encoding tetratricopeptide repeat protein: MSKDNLIFALAGMVIGVILGVLIANSNGPRQVVSAPGPQEMTTSSNQSTAPQEQGQLPDGHPPIDESALKSRIAEQQEILKKDPNNQEATVSIANLNFDLKNYYEAIQWYEKALVRDPSNIDLITDLGTSHMWMGEYQKAIDLYNKSLSINPKHLQSLMNLGIARMSLGDRAGAAEMWEKVITFYPNHPEVPMLKQAITKLRTEKS, translated from the coding sequence ATGTCAAAAGATAATCTGATTTTTGCTCTTGCAGGCATGGTAATCGGCGTGATCCTTGGAGTTTTGATAGCAAATTCGAATGGTCCTAGACAGGTTGTGTCCGCGCCTGGGCCTCAAGAAATGACAACATCCTCAAATCAGAGTACAGCGCCCCAGGAACAAGGACAGCTTCCGGATGGGCATCCTCCGATCGATGAATCTGCGTTGAAATCCCGGATCGCGGAACAACAGGAGATCTTGAAGAAAGATCCGAACAACCAGGAAGCCACAGTCTCTATTGCGAATCTTAACTTTGATCTTAAGAACTATTACGAAGCAATCCAGTGGTATGAAAAAGCCCTCGTGCGTGATCCTTCCAATATCGATTTGATTACAGATCTTGGGACTTCTCATATGTGGATGGGCGAATACCAGAAGGCGATCGACCTGTACAACAAGTCCTTGTCTATTAATCCCAAGCACCTGCAGTCATTGATGAATCTGGGAATTGCGCGTATGAGCCTCGGGGACCGGGCCGGGGCCGCCGAGATGTGGGAAAAAGTGATTACCTTTTATCCGAATCATCCCGAAGTTCCCATGCTTAAGCAAGCTATCACGAAATTACGCACCGAGAAATCATAA
- a CDS encoding acyl-CoA thioesterase gives MEESIKTVKNSQVEAIEIVFPNDANPHGNVFGGRVMQLIDIIGSVSAMRHCRNSVVTASMDKLDFLSPAYVGEILIFQASVNFVARTSLEVGVKVTAENPLTGEHRHTASAYLTYVSIDKTGKPVQIPPILPETGEEKRRFEQAGKRREIRVLERAARKK, from the coding sequence ATGGAAGAGTCCATCAAAACAGTTAAGAACTCGCAGGTAGAAGCAATCGAAATCGTTTTTCCCAACGACGCCAATCCGCATGGAAATGTCTTTGGGGGCAGAGTCATGCAACTCATTGATATTATCGGGTCTGTTTCCGCAATGCGCCATTGTCGAAACAGTGTTGTGACGGCTTCGATGGACAAGTTGGATTTCTTGAGTCCCGCCTACGTCGGAGAAATCCTCATTTTTCAGGCCTCTGTAAATTTCGTGGCTCGGACCTCCCTCGAAGTGGGAGTCAAAGTAACGGCTGAAAACCCCCTAACCGGCGAGCATCGCCACACGGCAAGCGCCTATCTGACATACGTTTCGATTGATAAAACCGGTAAGCCAGTGCAGATTCCTCCGATTCTTCCTGAAACGGGTGAGGAAAAGCGACGTTTTGAACAAGCAGGAAAGCGCCGGGAAATCCGCGTCCTTGAACGCGCCGCGAGGAAGAAGTAG
- a CDS encoding VWA domain-containing protein, with the protein MKRVLFIPVFIFCTVISWSQQVQETVRVDLVNVYLSATDSKGHFITDLKPDELILKENGTAQSITHFSNFANEQSDKLGEKDVPLTLALVIDKSESMSSEVQGTNKLDIVKNAAFRLLDELRANDRMTLISFNDMPAEETALISDKKKISTAILFQSVEGGYTALLDSIYFAMDKLKGQQGRKIIVVFSDGEDTSSKLRLDEVISNLVASDVTVLAFGTMSLGNNPLRGRYILEKLAEASGGYAFFPTSLRSLNDVMEKLRAGMRSQYSLGYKPMTRRNVVAWREIDITCKRPGVKLRYRKGYNAS; encoded by the coding sequence ATGAAGAGAGTCCTATTCATTCCCGTTTTCATCTTCTGTACAGTCATTTCCTGGAGTCAGCAAGTGCAGGAAACCGTCAGAGTAGATCTGGTCAATGTGTATCTATCGGCAACGGATTCCAAAGGACACTTCATCACCGATTTAAAACCAGATGAGCTGATCCTCAAAGAAAATGGAACAGCTCAGAGCATCACTCATTTTTCGAACTTCGCCAACGAGCAAAGCGACAAGCTCGGAGAAAAAGATGTTCCTCTCACGTTGGCACTTGTTATCGATAAAAGTGAGAGCATGTCTTCAGAAGTACAGGGGACCAACAAGCTGGACATCGTCAAAAATGCCGCTTTCCGTCTACTCGATGAGCTCAGGGCCAATGATCGCATGACACTGATTTCATTCAATGACATGCCGGCTGAAGAGACGGCGCTGATTTCTGATAAGAAAAAAATCAGCACCGCTATTCTTTTCCAGAGCGTGGAGGGTGGATATACCGCTCTTCTGGATTCCATTTACTTTGCCATGGATAAACTCAAAGGCCAGCAGGGTAGAAAAATCATTGTTGTTTTTTCGGACGGGGAAGACACTTCGAGCAAACTCAGATTGGATGAGGTGATTTCCAATCTTGTGGCTTCCGATGTTACTGTTCTCGCATTTGGCACGATGTCTCTCGGCAATAACCCGCTGAGGGGACGGTACATCCTGGAGAAACTTGCGGAAGCCAGTGGTGGTTATGCATTTTTTCCAACAAGTCTACGCTCACTGAATGATGTGATGGAAAAGTTGCGAGCAGGAATGCGCAGTCAATATTCACTCGGCTACAAACCCATGACCAGGAGAAACGTTGTGGCGTGGCGTGAAATCGACATCACATGCAAGCGTCCCGGCGTGAAGTTGCGCTACCGCAAAGGCTACAATGCAAGCTAG
- the ftsH gene encoding ATP-dependent zinc metalloprotease FtsH, with protein sequence MTTQNRNQQKPKQPESRFQQIFRNSFFPGIFILIILYLLFTGINPPGNEISYAHFKNSVKEGRVKSAIISKNTIEGDLIDSTGKKVRYTTVVIEDPQLIGLLESKGVDYRGEYRNSGLMQFLFTWIPLFILLILFWGYIFRRLGGASEQVISFGKNRAKMYTETEEKITFNEVAGVDEAKVEMMELVEFLKNPGKFQRLGGKLPKGVLLVGPPGTGKTLLARATAGEANVPFLSLSGSDFVEMFVGVGAARVRDLFDRAQKKAPCIIFIDEIDAIGRHRGAGGMIGAHDEREQTLNQLLSEMDGFDARKGVIILAATNRPDVLDTALLRPGRFDRQIVVDAPDLKGRLAILRVHTKNLRLAPDVDLDIIAQRTPGFVGADLANICNEAALLAARRNKDAIETIDLEDAIDRVLAGPEKRSRLINVREKRIVAVHESGHALIALLLPNTDPVTRVSIIPRGFAALGYTLQTPKEDKYLITKTEILSRIKVMLGGRAAEDLIFHEASTGAQNDLQKATEFARSMIIEYGMSERLGLISIPDSDGGPYLQKRFYGGPSVSSETGREIELEIKAILDRLYRDTIELLRQNKRKLEDLAEALLEKETLEKQELNRIIAKLELPVPNVAVV encoded by the coding sequence ATGACAACACAAAACAGGAACCAGCAGAAGCCAAAACAGCCGGAAAGCCGGTTCCAGCAGATTTTCCGGAATTCGTTCTTTCCTGGAATTTTCATTCTCATCATCCTTTATCTCCTTTTTACAGGGATAAATCCTCCCGGCAATGAAATCTCGTACGCCCATTTCAAGAACTCAGTAAAAGAAGGGCGTGTCAAGTCTGCAATCATCTCCAAGAACACCATCGAAGGAGATTTGATCGACTCAACGGGCAAGAAGGTTCGATACACTACGGTCGTGATCGAGGATCCCCAATTGATAGGCCTGCTTGAATCGAAGGGAGTTGATTACCGCGGTGAATATCGAAATTCGGGTTTAATGCAATTTCTGTTCACATGGATTCCGCTTTTCATACTTCTGATTCTTTTCTGGGGATACATTTTCCGGCGGCTGGGCGGAGCCAGTGAACAGGTAATTTCGTTTGGAAAGAACCGGGCAAAAATGTATACGGAGACCGAAGAGAAAATCACGTTTAATGAAGTCGCCGGAGTGGATGAAGCAAAAGTTGAGATGATGGAGCTTGTGGAATTCCTGAAGAATCCCGGCAAATTCCAGAGACTTGGCGGCAAGCTCCCGAAAGGTGTTCTGCTCGTAGGACCTCCCGGAACGGGAAAGACGCTACTTGCGCGAGCGACTGCCGGAGAAGCAAATGTGCCCTTTTTGAGCTTAAGCGGTTCCGATTTCGTGGAAATGTTTGTTGGTGTTGGCGCGGCTCGAGTGCGTGATTTGTTTGATCGCGCGCAAAAGAAAGCGCCCTGCATCATTTTCATCGATGAAATTGATGCGATCGGACGCCATCGTGGAGCGGGTGGAATGATTGGCGCTCACGATGAGCGGGAACAGACATTGAATCAGTTGTTGTCCGAAATGGACGGTTTCGATGCGCGAAAAGGTGTAATTATTCTTGCAGCAACAAATAGACCGGATGTTCTGGATACTGCGTTGCTGCGTCCCGGACGTTTTGACCGCCAGATCGTGGTGGATGCTCCTGATTTGAAAGGACGACTCGCAATTCTGAGAGTGCACACTAAGAACTTGCGGCTCGCTCCGGACGTGGATTTGGATATTATTGCGCAACGGACTCCGGGGTTCGTCGGCGCAGATCTGGCCAACATCTGCAACGAAGCCGCTTTGCTCGCCGCTCGCCGGAATAAAGATGCCATTGAAACCATTGATCTGGAGGACGCCATCGACAGGGTGCTTGCCGGACCGGAGAAAAGGAGTCGTCTGATCAACGTGCGGGAAAAAAGAATTGTTGCCGTTCATGAATCCGGTCACGCTCTGATAGCGCTTCTTTTGCCAAACACCGATCCCGTGACACGCGTCTCTATTATCCCCAGAGGTTTTGCGGCGCTCGGTTACACATTGCAGACACCGAAAGAAGACAAGTATTTGATCACCAAAACAGAGATTCTCAGTCGTATCAAAGTGATGCTGGGTGGCCGCGCAGCAGAAGACCTCATTTTTCATGAAGCTTCAACGGGCGCGCAAAATGATCTCCAAAAAGCAACTGAGTTTGCGCGCAGTATGATCATTGAATATGGCATGTCCGAACGACTGGGATTGATCAGTATTCCCGACTCAGATGGCGGACCCTACCTGCAAAAGAGATTTTACGGCGGTCCTTCCGTTTCCAGCGAAACTGGAAGAGAAATTGAGCTGGAGATAAAAGCAATTCTGGATCGTCTTTACCGCGATACGATCGAATTGCTCCGGCAGAATAAGAGAAAGCTTGAAGATCTGGCGGAAGCCCTGTTAGAAAAAGAAACTTTAGAAAAACAGGAGCTGAACCGGATTATTGCCAAACTGGAGCTGCCGGTTCCAAACGTGGCCGTAGTTTAA